A DNA window from Halanaerobium saccharolyticum subsp. saccharolyticum DSM 6643 contains the following coding sequences:
- a CDS encoding MBL fold metallo-hydrolase, producing the protein MLFEKIKSPGLAHISYLIGDKNQAVVIDPRRDIDIYLEKAVEAGYKITKIFETHRNEDYLIGSTELKAKTGAEIWHADQKLAYQYGNPVQDGQKFKVGSLKLEAMHTPGHTPGSMSYVLYGYEGDPWMVFTGDALFAGDVGRIDFLGEENLKKTGSWLYDSIFNKILPLGDEVILCPAHGAGSVCASAIAEREMTTVGIERKLNPKLQVDNKEEFIELVGKMLEYPPYFENMEESNLTGRELLANHQKPAALSAAEFAEAMDNEDTFIIDVRMEVSYASAHVPGSISIPLQNLPSFVGWFIPTGAKILLVTEGEYPEKAIRDLYRTGYDNILGYLGGGIINWHMAGKKSESVKTVTVDKLCNLLDTESGKHFILDIRSEDELEEEGEIQDAENIHLTQLPEHYDQLPEDKPIYIFCGSGLRSMTAASLLKNEGFINQKVVLGGLIAWNSTTCPIV; encoded by the coding sequence ATGTTATTTGAAAAAATTAAGTCACCAGGGCTTGCCCATATTTCTTATTTGATTGGTGATAAAAATCAAGCTGTTGTTATTGATCCAAGAAGAGATATTGATATTTATTTAGAAAAAGCTGTTGAAGCTGGCTATAAAATCACTAAAATTTTTGAAACCCACCGTAATGAGGATTATCTTATTGGCTCAACTGAATTGAAAGCCAAGACTGGAGCTGAAATCTGGCATGCAGATCAGAAACTTGCTTATCAATATGGAAATCCGGTTCAGGATGGTCAGAAATTTAAAGTAGGAAGTTTGAAGTTAGAAGCTATGCATACTCCAGGTCATACTCCTGGCTCAATGAGTTATGTACTTTATGGTTATGAAGGGGATCCCTGGATGGTGTTTACTGGAGATGCTCTTTTTGCAGGTGATGTAGGTAGAATTGATTTTTTGGGTGAGGAAAATTTGAAAAAAACAGGAAGCTGGTTGTATGATTCTATTTTTAATAAAATACTTCCCTTAGGTGATGAGGTTATTCTTTGTCCTGCTCATGGAGCTGGATCAGTTTGTGCCTCAGCTATTGCTGAAAGGGAAATGACAACTGTTGGGATAGAAAGAAAATTGAATCCTAAACTTCAGGTTGATAACAAGGAAGAATTTATCGAGTTAGTTGGTAAAATGCTTGAATATCCACCCTATTTTGAAAATATGGAAGAATCAAATTTAACTGGGCGAGAGCTTTTAGCTAATCATCAAAAACCAGCTGCTCTTTCAGCTGCTGAATTTGCTGAAGCTATGGATAATGAAGATACTTTTATTATAGATGTTAGAATGGAAGTTAGCTATGCATCAGCTCATGTTCCTGGATCAATTTCTATTCCACTTCAGAATCTACCGAGTTTTGTTGGTTGGTTTATTCCAACAGGAGCAAAAATTTTACTGGTTACAGAAGGTGAATATCCAGAAAAAGCTATTCGAGATTTATATAGGACTGGTTATGACAATATACTTGGTTATTTAGGTGGTGGGATAATCAACTGGCATATGGCTGGTAAAAAAAGTGAGTCTGTTAAGACAGTTACTGTTGATAAACTATGTAACTTACTAGATACTGAGTCTGGGAAGCACTTTATTCTGGATATTCGATCAGAAGATGAACTTGAAGAAGAAGGTGAAATTCAGGATGCAGAGAATATTCATCTAACTCAGCTGCCTGAACACTATGACCAGTTACCTGAAGATAAACCTATTTATATATTCTGTGGCAGTGGTTTAAGATCTATGACTGCAGCAAGCTTATTAAAAAATGAAGGTTTTATTAATCAAAAAGTAGTATTAGGTGGGTTAATTGCCTGGAATTCAACTACTTGTCCAATTGTTTAG
- a CDS encoding ArsR/SmtB family transcription factor translates to MPFFTNDNAEEVLEDNLKMLEEEADLLKALAHPIRLAIVKGLMKEEGCNVSEMQKCLNIPQSTLSQHLAKLRESEILSSERNGLERNYYVIDEQAKKIIKVLSNLKLGL, encoded by the coding sequence ATGCCTTTTTTTACAAATGATAATGCCGAAGAGGTTTTAGAAGATAATTTAAAAATGTTAGAAGAAGAAGCTGACTTACTTAAGGCTCTGGCTCATCCAATTCGTTTAGCAATTGTTAAGGGGCTGATGAAAGAGGAAGGATGTAATGTTTCTGAAATGCAGAAATGTTTAAATATTCCTCAGTCAACACTTTCTCAACATCTTGCTAAACTAAGAGAATCAGAGATTTTAAGTAGTGAACGTAATGGTTTGGAAAGAAATTATTATGTAATTGATGAGCAGGCAAAAAAAATTATTAAAGTACTAAGCAATTTAAAACTAGGATTATAA
- a CDS encoding MATE family efflux transporter: MQSNSQKLGTEPIIPLLMRLSIPSIIAMAIQALYNVVDSVYVGRISTDALSALSLAFPIQIILIGIGVGTGVGASSLISRRLGENNKHAAVNAAEHSIMLSLFYGIIVAAFGFFFSDQILQLFTNEINLIKMGSEYIKIILMGSIAMFFPMISNNILRGEGNTFTPMVAMLIGSILNIILDPFLIYGLWIFPEMGVAGAAIATVAARIISGAFLIHILLFSKKNELKISLKDFSFNFQIIKDIYVVGFPAMVMQFLASFMLGGMNKILAGFGSTAIAAAGIYFRLQSFVFMPVFGLNQGFMPIIGYNYGHNNPNRMKKTFKSALLVAVIFTTTGFIIFQSVPELLIKMFNNDPELLRIGTNTLKKISIAFPIIGPAIIISTTFQALGNGFPSLFFSFLRQIIVLLPVMYLLGQWFGLEYLWFAFPISEAVSIIPASIWLRFKFKRIYNEMEKKSY; encoded by the coding sequence ATGCAAAGCAATTCTCAAAAACTTGGTACAGAGCCGATAATTCCCCTATTAATGAGGCTCTCTATACCATCAATTATAGCAATGGCAATTCAAGCTTTATACAACGTAGTTGACAGTGTTTATGTCGGCAGAATTAGTACTGATGCTCTTTCTGCTCTTTCTTTAGCTTTCCCAATTCAAATTATTCTAATCGGCATTGGAGTCGGAACAGGAGTAGGTGCCAGTTCATTAATCTCAAGAAGATTAGGAGAAAATAATAAACATGCTGCTGTTAATGCAGCAGAACATAGTATTATGCTTTCTTTATTTTATGGAATTATAGTTGCTGCTTTTGGTTTTTTCTTTTCAGATCAAATATTGCAATTATTTACTAATGAAATTAATTTAATTAAAATGGGAAGTGAATATATAAAAATTATACTTATGGGTTCTATTGCTATGTTCTTTCCTATGATCAGTAATAATATACTTCGAGGTGAGGGTAACACTTTCACTCCTATGGTAGCAATGTTAATTGGCTCAATTCTTAACATTATTTTAGACCCTTTTTTAATTTATGGTCTTTGGATTTTTCCTGAAATGGGAGTAGCTGGGGCGGCAATTGCTACAGTTGCAGCAAGAATAATAAGTGGTGCATTCTTAATTCATATACTTCTGTTTAGTAAGAAAAATGAATTGAAAATTTCTTTAAAAGATTTTTCTTTCAACTTTCAGATAATAAAAGATATTTATGTTGTAGGCTTTCCCGCTATGGTTATGCAGTTTTTAGCCAGTTTTATGCTGGGAGGAATGAATAAAATACTTGCTGGCTTTGGCAGTACAGCAATTGCCGCTGCTGGTATCTATTTCAGATTACAGTCTTTTGTTTTTATGCCAGTATTTGGTCTTAATCAAGGCTTTATGCCGATCATTGGTTATAATTATGGCCATAATAATCCAAACAGAATGAAAAAGACTTTTAAATCTGCTCTTTTAGTTGCTGTTATATTTACAACTACAGGTTTTATTATTTTTCAAAGTGTACCTGAATTACTCATCAAAATGTTTAATAACGATCCGGAGCTGCTTCGCATTGGAACTAATACACTTAAAAAAATTAGTATTGCTTTTCCTATAATAGGGCCAGCAATAATTATTTCCACAACTTTTCAGGCTCTGGGTAATGGATTCCCAAGCTTATTCTTTTCTTTTTTAAGACAAATAATTGTGCTGCTCCCTGTTATGTATTTATTAGGTCAATGGTTTGGTTTAGAATACCTTTGGTTTGCTTTTCCTATTTCAGAAGCTGTTAGTATTATACCTGCTTCTATCTGGTTGAGATTTAAATTTAAAAGAATTTATAACGAAATGGAAAAAAAAAGTTATTAA